A portion of the Stigmatella aurantiaca DW4/3-1 genome contains these proteins:
- the dps gene encoding DNA starvation/stationary phase protection protein Dps, whose product MYRSPSPLSEQARAPIAASLNERLSDGLDLHSQIKVAHWNIKGPQFASLHPLFETFAVSLAGHNDAIAERAVTLGARAYGTTRHVAKTSRIPEYQQETVKDLDHVKLLADRFDLYLAGLRESRKLVEQHQDTDTVDLLTGAITEFEKHTWFLRATLGE is encoded by the coding sequence ATGTACCGCAGCCCAAGCCCCCTTTCCGAGCAAGCCCGTGCCCCCATCGCCGCGTCGCTGAATGAGCGGCTGTCGGACGGACTGGACCTGCACAGCCAGATCAAAGTCGCCCACTGGAACATCAAGGGCCCGCAGTTCGCATCGCTGCACCCGCTGTTCGAGACCTTCGCGGTGAGCCTCGCGGGCCACAACGACGCGATCGCCGAGCGCGCGGTGACGTTGGGCGCCCGGGCCTACGGCACCACCCGGCACGTGGCGAAGACCAGCCGCATTCCGGAGTACCAGCAGGAGACGGTGAAGGACCTGGACCACGTGAAGCTGCTGGCCGACCGGTTCGACCTGTACCTGGCCGGCCTGCGCGAGAGCCGGAAGCTGGTCGAGCAGCACCAGGACACGGACACGGTGGACCTGCTGACGGGCGCCATCACGGAGTTCGAGAAGCACACCTGGTTCCTGCGCGCCACGCTGGGCGAGTAA